CACTGGGGAGCTCACGGTTATGCAGGCATTTCCCATAGGAGTCAACCTAAAACAACAAACAGCATCTTTACAAAGTGATTTGTTCTCCTGGAACTTGTTTTCAGACCTTGTAGTTCTTATAAAATTCCTAACTTGGATCAGTTCATAGCTATGTTAATTAAGCTTCATTTTCACTCCAATTTCTTTCCCCTGAGACTATTCTCTTATAGCCCCAGTTCTACAAGCTATAGAGAAAACCAAGTGCTGAGTTTCAAAAACAGCATTAGACACACTACAGACTGAGGGGCGAGAGGAGTGCACAGACGCCCcccaaaaatttatttattaccAGATAAATCAGAAACTGGCAAATAAGGAACAGCATTCAACTCTCTGTGAATTTAAACATCTTCATTCTACTTCAGAGATACAGTGCTTCTCCAAACAGTTATTATACATAGTTCCAGCCAGTCTCGGCAAGCTGACAAAATTTTTTGTTAACTGAGAAAAATTGATGCAGGAAAAGAATGTCTAAAAATACAAGGCAACATGCTTAATCTGGAACCTGCACCGTACTTTGAGAAGACagtaattttttataaattctttTGCCTTTGCTTCACTACTTGGTGCATGATGGCCTTACACAATAACTGAATCATGACTAACAGAAACAACGGAAACCACTGGAAAAACTGGCAAAGTctaaaaaaagatttatttttttttttagtcaatCTAATATTCTTCACActtttaaagagaagaaatgcagtatgcttttttcctgcttggaaGAAACGacattattttactttatgaAGCTACTCACCATCAGCTGTACCATAGCAGTACAAACCATCATAGAAACAACATAGTCCTACCACAACACAGGAAAAGAAGCAGATTCTCACAACAGAGCAACCTGCTTTTTAACTTCCCTCCTGTACTTTCCAACGGGAGTGAGGCTTCTAAAGGGACAGACTTCCTGTATGCTAACTTCAAGGTCCAGAGATTTCCGCAACTTCTAGCACTTGATCCACAAGATCCAACTCCACATCTAACATCTGCGTCAGGCCTACCTACTGACATGCGGTGTAGTCTAGATCGCGCTTTGGGAAGGAATACAACTAGTTTTTCTGTCCAGCTTGTAGTCAGCATGCATCCCGTTATGATTCGTGTCTCGGCTAAAAACAAGGACAAACAAACCCCATTAAAACGAAGCGGTAGAGGAGGGCAGCCGGGTGTTCCCAGCTCCGAGAGCAGCACCACGCCACAGGTCCCGCGCACTCAGCCCACCTACCTGGATGTACTTCATGAGCTCCCGCACGTAGCGGTCCCGGTCCGAGGGCACATCGCAGTGGGACTGCATGTACAGCACCGGGCCGTAGCCCTTCCGCCGCCACGCGTCCTTCTCGGCCAGCGGCACGGCCGGGGCCTGCAGGTACGCGGTGCCGGGCAGCCACTGCAGCGTCAGCGGGTAGTCGGACTCCCGGCGGAAGGTGGCCGTGTAGTTGAAGAGCCGGATGCCGGGCGAGTGCGAGAGCACGTAGTTGTTCATGGGGGACTCCTCGTGGAAGAGCGCCCAGGTCTGGTGGGATAGGCGGGGCAGCGGCGCCTCGTACGCCCTGAAGTCGGTGCCGTAGAAGATGAGCGCCTTGGTGCGGCGATGCCCGGCAACCCGCCGGCTACGGGTGACGAGGCAGGAGCCGCGGGGGCAGTCGATGCGCTCCGTGTCGCCGGGGAAGTGCGGGAAGAGGCTCCCGCTCCACCACAGCAGGATGGGCAGCGCCTTGTTGCTCCGCGTGTCGTTGTTGCCGGGCCCGCGGTACGACGCGGCGGCCACGAAGGCCGCGCCCGGCGGGACGACGTCCTGCGCCCACCCATCGGCCCCGCACGGCTCGGCCGGGCCCTCCGCAGCCACGGCGCTCCAGGCCAGCGCCAGCGTCACCCACAGCCCCGCGggcccccggcccggcccggcgcccCCCATGCCCGGCCCGCCAGCCCCACCCCGCCGCTCAGGAAGCGGTGCCGGGCCCGCCCCCGGTGGTGCCGTCacgggggccgggccgggcaggagCGGCGCCGCCTTCCCCGCCTCTCTCACCTCGTGCTGGTCACTGCACCTCGGGAGCGGCTCGGAGCGACACGggccccagctctggcagcgTGAGCCCTGCTGCAGCGGCTCCACGAGTGCCTCATTGGCAGCTCCCTCCCAAGCCCCTGGACAAGAGCTGAAGCTGCTGTAAACCTCTCGGCTCTACCGCTCCTGCAGCCGTCTGTGCTGACACCGGCCCCGCAGTACCTGCAGCGGACAGCGATAAAGCCGAGCTGCTCTCCGGAGGCACCTGCAGAGAGAGGGCTCCTGGACCAAGCAACAGGTCAGCTGTTTTAAGAAGGAGcactcagctcagctcctcctggagACCATAAAGGGAAGGAACAGAAAACACCTTTTACTAACAGAAATCttaggtttggtttttgttgttttgttttgttgtttctttgggggttttttcatATCTATAGGTAGTTTTAAAGCTCCcttgaaatttgcttttctacGCCAACCTTGAATAACTCCTACAGTATTAAAACTATTCTACAAATGGGAAAGTGGTTTGGGCTACACTATGTAAATCCAACAGACATATTCTAGAATTACCACTCAGTTGCTCAGTTACACAATTGCTAAAAGCTTCATATTAACTTAAGAGATAATATAGTATTTATGAATTACCAGTTATAATACAGGATATTAGTAGGGTCATAAGGCAAAAAGTGTTCTTCAGCTGTGTCAGAAACAAATTAAAGAGGGAATcgttttcctttcctttgaaaagtTAGGTGTAGACACTGCTTGGGCCTGctccaacagcagcacagcatcctcCACAATGTGAAGGTAACAGACTAGGGGTTCTCCAAGGCAATTTCCACAAGCATCAGTATGTTCTGCACAATTTACTCCACACAATTAATATACAAGATCCGTAAGGTCCATCATTATCACACCAGTTCTGTGGCAGATTCCGGACGTAAAGTACATTCTATAAGAGAGGAATCTCAAAAATATTCTACAGCAAATTTAGTATTATTGGATATTTAGCAATGATTGTCTTGTGCTTTCATACAGATTTGTCATAAGGTTATCAGCAAACTGTACAACAGCAATATTCACGGGTACAGTCAAGATAACACTGCCAGTTCACTCCGaactttatttttgcaattaGCAACACTCccagcaaaaaaaccacaacccaacaaaaaaacccataaaacaaaaaccccaaaccctgccctcccccaaaaaacaaccccaa
The DNA window shown above is from Oenanthe melanoleuca isolate GR-GAL-2019-014 chromosome 6, OMel1.0, whole genome shotgun sequence and carries:
- the FUT11 gene encoding alpha-(1,3)-fucosyltransferase 11 produces the protein MGGAGPGRGPAGLWVTLALAWSAVAAEGPAEPCGADGWAQDVVPPGAAFVAAASYRGPGNNDTRSNKALPILLWWSGSLFPHFPGDTERIDCPRGSCLVTRSRRVAGHRRTKALIFYGTDFRAYEAPLPRLSHQTWALFHEESPMNNYVLSHSPGIRLFNYTATFRRESDYPLTLQWLPGTAYLQAPAVPLAEKDAWRRKGYGPVLYMQSHCDVPSDRDRYVRELMKYIQVDSYGKCLHNRELPSERLRDTSTATTEDSEFMTFIARYKFHLALENAICDDYMTEKLWRPMHLGAVPVYRGSPAVRDWMPNNLSIILIDDFDSPQELAKYLDFLDKNGEEYLKYLQYKNVDGIKNQFLLESLEKREWGVNDMTLPNYLNGFECFICDKENTRVKEEQEHKKSRGKIPAPRPHIAQFKHMGCPMPTPGFGSVEELSEGDSWKEMWLQDYWQSLDQGEALTAMIHHNESHQGRFWDYMHEIFLKRTRQH